A portion of the Mycoplasma sp. (ex Biomphalaria glabrata) genome contains these proteins:
- the asnS gene encoding asparagine--tRNA ligase, whose protein sequence is MDIKKILTLKKSQQLEVTGWVKSIRVGKNIAFIVLQDGSTFSKLQIVCKNDLENFNDICKLTISTAIKITGELKITEGQKQACEILASEVKILKSSDLDFPLQKKEHSMEFLRSIAHLRPKSDYFFAVFKIRSFLFQKIHQFYAQNNFHYLTSPLITSNDCEGAGESFVLDSPTEKNFFSKQAMLSVSGQLMGEAFAQSFKNIYVFGPAFRAEKSNTTKHLAEFWMLEPELAFCDLEKIINHAKELVEYLTSETLRECLTELEYLSQVNNLDLITRLKKLNNFECKIISYTEAIKILEKNKEIFENKNIHWGMDLQTEHEKFLCEKEFQKPIFVTHYPKEIKAFYMKQDNDGKTVQAFDFLVEGIGELIGGSVREDDYDILNKTIERLNISKQPLEWYLNLRKYGYDSSAGFGLGFERLIMYITGTQNIRDCIPFPRSFNYLYF, encoded by the coding sequence GTTGGGTTAAAAGTATTAGAGTTGGAAAGAACATAGCCTTCATTGTTTTACAAGATGGTAGCACTTTTTCAAAACTACAAATTGTTTGTAAAAATGATTTAGAAAATTTTAATGATATTTGTAAATTAACTATTTCAACAGCTATCAAAATAACAGGGGAACTAAAAATTACAGAGGGGCAAAAGCAAGCATGTGAAATTTTAGCAAGTGAAGTTAAAATTTTAAAATCATCTGATTTAGACTTTCCATTGCAAAAAAAAGAACATTCAATGGAATTTTTAAGATCAATCGCTCATTTAAGACCAAAGTCTGACTATTTTTTTGCTGTTTTCAAAATTAGAAGTTTTTTATTTCAAAAAATTCACCAATTTTATGCGCAAAATAATTTTCATTATTTAACGTCTCCTTTAATAACAAGTAATGATTGTGAAGGAGCTGGTGAATCTTTTGTTTTAGATTCACCAACAGAAAAAAATTTTTTTTCAAAGCAAGCAATGCTATCTGTTAGTGGACAATTAATGGGAGAAGCATTCGCTCAATCTTTTAAAAATATTTATGTTTTTGGTCCAGCTTTTCGAGCTGAAAAATCGAATACAACAAAACATTTAGCGGAGTTTTGAATGTTAGAACCAGAATTGGCTTTTTGTGACTTAGAAAAAATTATTAATCATGCCAAGGAACTAGTTGAATATTTAACTTCAGAAACATTGCGTGAATGTTTAACAGAACTAGAATATTTATCACAAGTGAATAACTTAGACTTAATTACTCGTCTAAAAAAACTAAATAATTTTGAATGCAAAATTATTAGTTATACAGAAGCTATTAAAATTTTGGAAAAAAATAAAGAAATATTTGAAAACAAAAACATTCATTGAGGGATGGATCTACAAACAGAACACGAAAAATTCCTGTGTGAAAAAGAATTTCAAAAACCTATTTTTGTCACACATTATCCGAAAGAAATTAAAGCCTTTTACATGAAACAAGATAATGATGGAAAGACAGTTCAAGCTTTTGACTTCCTAGTTGAAGGTATTGGTGAATTAATTGGAGGAAGCGTTCGTGAGGATGATTATGATATTTTAAATAAAACTATTGAACGTTTAAACATTTCAAAACAACCTCTAGAATGATATTTAAATTTACGTAAGTATGGATACGATTCTAGTGCTGGTTTTGGTTTAGGTTTTGAGAGATTAATTATGTACATAACAGGAACACAAAATATTCGCGATTGCATTCCTTTTCCAAGATCATTTAACTACCTATATTTCTAG